A genomic window from Variovorax paradoxus includes:
- the rpoC gene encoding DNA-directed RNA polymerase subunit beta', translated as MKSLLDLFKQFTPDEHFDAIKIGMASPEKIRSWSFGEVKKPETINYRTFKPERDGLFCAKIFGPIKDYECLCGKYKRLKHRGVICEKCGVEVTQTKVRRERMGHIDLAAPCAHIWFLKSLPSRLGLVLDMTLRDIERVLYFEAYVITDPGMTPLKKFGIMSEDDYDAKRKEYGDEFVAKMGAEGIKDLLEGIELDSEIERLRGDLTGSEVKVKKNSKRLKVLEAFRKSGIKPEWMVLDVLPVLPPDLRPLVPLDGGRFATSDLNDLYRRVINRNSRLRRLLELKAPEIIARNEKRMLQEAVDSLLDNGRRGKAMTGANKRALKSLADMIKGKSGRFRQNLLGKRVDYSGRSVIVVGPTLKLHQCGLPKLMALELFKPFIFSRLEAMGIATTIKAAKKEVESGTPVVWDILEEVIKEHPVMLNRAPTLHRLGIQAFEPILIEGKAIQLHPLVCAAFNADFDGDQMAVHVPLSVEAQMEARTLMLASNNVLFPASGEPSIVPSQDVVLGLYYTTRDRINGKGEGLIFSDIGEVQRALDANEVELTAKVAVRITEYTKNKETGEFTPSTSLVDTTVGRALLSEILPKGLPFSNINKALKKKEISKLINVSFRKCGLKETVVFADKLLQNGFRLATKAGISIAIDDMLVPAEKHGIIERSAKEVKEIEQQYVSGLVTSGERYNKVVDIWGKAGDEVSKVMMAKLSKQRVIDRHGKEVEQESFNSIYMMADSGARGSAAQIRQVAGMRGLMAKPDGSIIETPITANFREGLNVLEYFISTHGARKGLADTALKTANSGYLTRRLVDVTQDLVVTEQDCGTHGGYLMRAIVEGGEVIESLRDRILGRSAADDVLHPENRSVLLKAGEMFDEDNIEALEAQGVDEVKVRTALTCETRFGICATCYGRDLGRGGLINIGEAVGVIAAQSIGEPGTQLTMRTFHIGGAASRAAIASSVEAKSNGSIGFNATMRYVTNSKGELVVISRSGEIVIHDEHGRERERHKVPYGATLTVKADQQIKAGHVLANWDPLTRPIITEFAGKTQFENVEEGLTVAKQVDEVTGLSTLVVIDPKRRGAAKVVRPQVKLIDASGAEVKIPGTDHSVTIGFPIGALVQIRDGQDVGPGEVLARIPVEGQKTRDITGGLPRVAELFEARSPKDKGMLAEMTGTVSFGKETKGKIRLQITDPEGTVWEDLVPKEKNILVHEGQVVNKGESVVDGPADPQDILRLLGSEELARYIVDEVQDVYRLQGVKINDKHIEVIVRQMLRRVVVDNIGDTSYISGEQVERSEMLNTNDALRADGKIPATFTNLLLGITKASLSTDSFISAASFQETTRVLTEAAIMGKRDELRGLKENVIVGRLIPAGTGMAYHQARKVKDAMDEAERRAIAESEAAELAGSADSDATASTADASEGAATE; from the coding sequence ATGAAATCGCTACTCGACCTGTTCAAGCAATTCACGCCTGATGAGCATTTCGATGCCATCAAGATCGGCATGGCTTCGCCCGAGAAGATCCGTTCGTGGTCTTTCGGCGAGGTGAAGAAGCCCGAGACGATCAACTACCGCACGTTCAAGCCCGAGCGCGACGGTCTCTTCTGCGCCAAGATCTTCGGCCCCATCAAGGACTACGAGTGCCTGTGCGGCAAGTACAAGCGCCTGAAGCACCGCGGCGTGATCTGCGAGAAGTGCGGCGTTGAAGTCACGCAGACCAAGGTGCGTCGCGAGCGCATGGGTCACATCGATCTGGCCGCGCCCTGCGCCCACATCTGGTTCCTGAAGTCGCTGCCGTCGCGCCTGGGCCTCGTGCTCGACATGACGCTGCGCGACATCGAACGCGTGCTGTATTTCGAAGCCTACGTGATCACCGACCCCGGCATGACCCCGCTGAAGAAGTTCGGCATCATGTCCGAGGACGACTACGACGCGAAGCGCAAGGAATACGGTGACGAATTCGTCGCCAAGATGGGCGCCGAAGGCATCAAGGACCTGCTCGAAGGCATCGAACTCGACAGCGAGATCGAACGTTTGCGCGGCGACCTGACCGGCTCCGAAGTCAAGGTCAAGAAGAACTCCAAGCGCCTGAAGGTGCTGGAAGCCTTCCGCAAGTCGGGCATCAAGCCCGAGTGGATGGTGCTCGACGTGCTGCCCGTGCTGCCGCCGGACCTGCGTCCGCTGGTGCCGCTGGACGGCGGCCGCTTCGCGACCTCCGACCTGAACGACCTGTATCGCCGCGTCATCAACCGCAATTCGCGTCTGCGCCGCCTGCTGGAGCTGAAGGCTCCGGAAATCATCGCGCGCAACGAAAAGCGGATGCTGCAGGAAGCCGTCGACTCGCTGCTGGACAACGGCCGCCGTGGCAAGGCCATGACGGGCGCCAACAAGCGCGCGCTGAAGTCGCTGGCCGACATGATCAAGGGCAAGAGCGGCCGCTTCCGCCAGAATCTGCTGGGCAAGCGCGTCGACTACTCGGGCCGTTCGGTCATCGTGGTGGGCCCGACGCTCAAGCTGCACCAGTGCGGCCTGCCGAAGCTGATGGCGCTCGAGCTGTTCAAGCCCTTCATCTTCTCGCGCCTCGAAGCCATGGGCATCGCGACCACGATCAAGGCTGCCAAGAAGGAAGTCGAATCGGGCACGCCGGTGGTCTGGGACATCCTGGAAGAGGTCATCAAGGAGCACCCGGTCATGCTGAACCGCGCTCCGACGCTGCACCGTCTGGGCATCCAGGCCTTCGAACCCATCCTGATCGAAGGCAAGGCCATCCAGTTGCACCCGCTCGTCTGCGCGGCATTCAACGCCGACTTCGACGGCGACCAGATGGCTGTTCACGTGCCGCTGTCGGTGGAAGCGCAAATGGAAGCCCGCACGCTGATGCTGGCCTCCAACAACGTGCTGTTCCCGGCTTCGGGCGAACCGTCGATCGTTCCTTCGCAGGACGTGGTGCTGGGTCTGTACTACACGACCCGCGACCGCATCAACGGCAAGGGCGAGGGCCTGATCTTCTCCGACATCGGTGAAGTGCAGCGCGCGCTCGACGCCAACGAAGTCGAACTCACCGCCAAGGTGGCAGTGCGCATCACGGAATACACCAAGAACAAGGAAACCGGCGAATTCACGCCGTCGACCTCGCTCGTGGACACCACCGTGGGCCGTGCCCTGCTGTCCGAGATCCTGCCGAAGGGCCTGCCGTTCTCGAACATCAACAAGGCGCTGAAGAAGAAGGAAATCTCCAAGCTCATCAACGTCTCGTTCCGCAAGTGCGGCCTGAAAGAGACCGTCGTGTTCGCCGACAAGCTGCTGCAAAACGGCTTCCGTCTGGCGACCAAGGCCGGTATCTCGATTGCCATCGACGACATGCTGGTGCCCGCTGAGAAGCACGGCATCATCGAGCGCTCCGCCAAGGAAGTGAAGGAGATCGAGCAGCAGTACGTGTCCGGTCTGGTGACCTCCGGCGAACGCTACAACAAGGTGGTGGACATCTGGGGCAAGGCCGGCGACGAAGTGTCGAAGGTCATGATGGCCAAGCTGTCGAAGCAGCGCGTCATCGACCGCCACGGCAAGGAAGTCGAGCAGGAGTCCTTCAACTCGATCTACATGATGGCCGACTCGGGCGCCCGCGGTTCCGCGGCCCAGATTCGCCAGGTGGCCGGTATGCGGGGCCTGATGGCCAAGCCGGACGGCTCGATCATCGAGACGCCCATTACCGCGAACTTCCGCGAAGGCCTGAACGTGCTGGAGTACTTCATCTCCACCCACGGTGCCCGTAAGGGTCTGGCCGACACGGCGCTGAAGACGGCGAACTCGGGCTACCTGACCCGTCGTCTGGTCGACGTGACGCAAGACCTGGTCGTGACCGAGCAGGACTGCGGCACCCACGGCGGCTATCTGATGCGCGCCATCGTCGAAGGCGGTGAAGTGATCGAGTCGCTGCGCGACCGTATCCTCGGCCGCTCGGCTGCGGACGACGTGCTGCACCCGGAAAACCGCTCGGTGCTGCTGAAGGCCGGCGAGATGTTCGACGAAGACAACATCGAAGCGCTGGAAGCGCAAGGCGTCGACGAGGTCAAGGTCCGCACCGCGCTGACCTGCGAAACCCGCTTCGGCATCTGCGCGACCTGCTACGGACGCGACCTGGGCCGCGGCGGCCTGATCAACATCGGCGAAGCAGTCGGTGTGATCGCTGCGCAGTCCATCGGCGAACCCGGCACGCAGCTGACGATGCGTACCTTCCACATCGGTGGTGCCGCTTCGCGCGCTGCCATCGCTTCGAGCGTGGAAGCCAAGTCGAACGGCTCGATCGGCTTCAACGCCACGATGCGCTACGTGACCAACAGCAAGGGCGAGCTGGTCGTGATTTCGCGTTCGGGCGAGATCGTCATTCATGACGAGCACGGCCGTGAGCGCGAACGCCACAAGGTGCCGTACGGCGCGACCCTGACGGTCAAGGCCGACCAGCAGATCAAGGCCGGTCACGTGCTTGCCAACTGGGATCCGCTGACGCGCCCGATCATTACCGAGTTCGCCGGCAAGACGCAGTTCGAAAACGTCGAGGAAGGCCTCACGGTTGCGAAGCAGGTGGACGAAGTGACCGGTCTGTCGACCCTGGTGGTTATCGACCCGAAGCGCCGCGGCGCTGCCAAGGTCGTGCGCCCGCAGGTGAAGCTCATCGACGCCTCCGGCGCCGAAGTGAAGATCCCGGGCACCGACCACTCGGTGACGATCGGCTTCCCGATCGGCGCTCTGGTCCAGATCCGTGACGGTCAGGACGTGGGCCCCGGCGAAGTGCTGGCGCGTATTCCGGTCGAAGGCCAGAAGACCCGCGACATTACCGGCGGTCTGCCGCGCGTTGCCGAGCTGTTCGAAGCCCGTTCGCCGAAGGACAAGGGCATGCTGGCTGAAATGACCGGCACCGTGTCGTTCGGCAAGGAAACGAAGGGCAAGATCCGCCTGCAGATCACCGATCCGGAAGGCACCGTCTGGGAAGACCTCGTGCCGAAGGAAAAGAACATCCTGGTGCACGAAGGCCAGGTGGTGAACAAGGGCGAATCCGTGGTCGACGGCCCGGCGGACCCGCAGGACATCCTGCGCCTGCTGGGTTCGGAAGAACTGGCGCGCTACATCGTGGACGAAGTGCAGGACGTGTACCGCCTGCAGGGTGTGAAGATCAACGACAAGCACATCGAGGTGATCGTTCGCCAGATGCTGCGCCGCGTCGTGGTCGACAACATCGGCGACACGAGCTACATCTCCGGCGAACAGGTCGAACGCAGCGAAATGCTCAACACCAACGACGCCCTGCGCGCCGACGGCAAGATCCCCGCTACGTTCACCAACCTGCTGCTGGGTATCACGAAGGCGTCGCTGTCGACCGACTCGTTCATCTCGGCTGCTTCGTTCCAGGAAACGACGCGCGTGCTGACCGAAGCCGCGATCATGGGCAAGCGCGACGAGCTGCGCGGCCTGAAGGAAAACGTCATCGTCGGCCGCCTGATCCCCGCAGGCACCGGCATGGCTTACCACCAGGCCCGCAAGGTCAAGGACGCCATGGACGAAGCCGAGCGCCGCGCCATCGCCGAATCGGAAGCTGCCGAACTGGCAGGCTCCGCCGACAGCGATGCAACGGCCAGCACGGCTGACGCCAGCGAAGGCGCTGCGACCGAATAA
- the rpoB gene encoding DNA-directed RNA polymerase subunit beta codes for MAQSSAYSYTERKRIRKSFGNRDSVVEIPYLLQMQKDAYTAFLQAGIPPKQRTVEGLQAAFDAAFPIVSHNGFVEMKFLEYNLAKPAFDVRECQTRGLTFASAVRAKVQLIIYDRESSTSQSKVVKEVKEQEVYMGEVPLMTEKGSFIINGTERVIVSQLHRSPGVFFEHDKGKTHSSGKLLFSARVIPYRGSWLDFEFDPKDMLYFRVDRRRKMPVTILLKAIGLNPESILANFFVNDNFRLMDSGAQMEFVSERLRGEVARFDITDKSGKVVVAKDKRVTARHTRELEQGGTTHISVPEDFLIGRVIARNIVDADSGEILAKANDELTEALLKKLRTAGVQDVQVIYTNELDQGAYISQTLRIDETVDEFAARVAIYRMMRPGEPPTEDAVQALFQRLFYNPDTYDLSRVGRMKFNAKVGRDESTGPMVLTNEDILAVVKILVDLRNGNGEVDDIDHLGNRRVRCVGELAENQYRTGLARIEKAVKERLGQAEQEPLMPHDLINSKPISAALKEFFGASQLSQFMDQTNPLSEITHKRRVSALGPGGLTRERAGFEVRDVHVTHYGRVCPIETPEGPNIGLINSLALYARLNEYGFIETPYRRVIDSKVTMDIDYLSAIEEGKYVIAQANAALDKDGKLTGDLVSAREAGESILVGAERIQYMDVSPAQIVSVAASLVPFLEHDDANRALMGANMQRQAVPVLRPEKPMVGTGIERVSAVDSGTVVTATRGGIVDYVDATRVVVRVNDAEAAAGEVGVDIYNLIKYQRSNQNTNIHQRPIVKRGDKIAKGDVVADGASTDLGELALGQNMLIAFMPWNGYNFEDSILISERVVAEDRYTSIHIEELVVMARDTKLGAEEITRDIPNLAEQQLNRLDESGIIYVGAEVQPGDTLVGKVTPKGETTLTPEEKLLRAIFGEKASDVKDTSLRVDQGSQGTVIDVQVFTREGITRDKRAQQIIDDELKRFRLDLNDQLRIVEADAFDRIEKLLTGKVANGGPNKLAKGTKLDKAYLSSVEKFHWFDIRPAEDEVASQLESIKNSLEQTRHSFDLAFEEKRKKLTQGDELPAGVLKMVKVYLAVKRRLQPGDKMAGRHGNKGVVSKIVPVEDMPHMADGTPCDICLNPLGVPSRMNVGQVLEVHLGWAGKGIGQRIGDLLQQEAKVAELRKFMEQLYNGSGRQENISSLNDTELLEMAANLQNGATFATPVFDGASEEEIRGMLKLAYPDDIAKLKGLTDTRTQAYLFDGRTGDQFERPVTVGYMHFLKLHHLVDDKMHARSTGPYSLVTQQPLGGKAQFGGQRFGEMEVWALEAYGAAYVLQEMLTVKSDDVQGRTKVYESIVKGEHSIEAGMPESFNVLVKEIRSLGLDIELERS; via the coding sequence ATGGCCCAATCGTCCGCGTACAGTTACACCGAACGCAAGCGCATCCGAAAAAGTTTCGGCAATCGCGATAGCGTCGTCGAAATTCCCTACCTGCTGCAGATGCAGAAAGACGCGTACACCGCGTTCCTGCAAGCCGGCATTCCCCCGAAACAACGCACCGTCGAAGGCCTGCAGGCCGCGTTCGACGCTGCCTTCCCGATCGTCTCGCACAACGGTTTCGTCGAGATGAAGTTCCTCGAGTACAACCTGGCGAAGCCGGCGTTCGACGTGCGTGAGTGCCAGACCCGTGGTCTGACCTTCGCCTCGGCCGTGCGCGCCAAGGTCCAGCTCATCATCTATGACCGCGAGTCGTCGACTTCGCAGTCGAAGGTGGTCAAGGAAGTGAAGGAACAAGAGGTCTACATGGGCGAAGTGCCGCTCATGACCGAAAAGGGTTCGTTCATCATCAACGGCACCGAACGCGTGATCGTCTCGCAGCTGCACCGTTCGCCGGGCGTGTTCTTCGAACACGACAAGGGCAAGACGCACAGCTCGGGCAAGCTGCTGTTCTCGGCCCGCGTGATTCCTTACCGCGGTTCGTGGCTCGACTTCGAGTTCGACCCGAAGGACATGCTGTACTTCCGCGTGGACCGTCGCCGCAAGATGCCGGTCACGATCCTGCTGAAGGCCATCGGCCTGAACCCGGAATCGATCCTCGCGAACTTCTTCGTGAACGACAACTTCCGCCTGATGGACAGCGGCGCGCAGATGGAGTTCGTCTCCGAGCGCCTGCGCGGCGAAGTCGCGCGCTTCGACATCACCGACAAGTCGGGCAAGGTCGTGGTCGCCAAGGACAAGCGCGTTACGGCGCGCCACACGCGTGAGCTCGAGCAGGGCGGCACCACGCACATCAGCGTGCCGGAAGACTTCCTGATCGGCCGCGTGATCGCACGCAACATCGTCGACGCCGACTCCGGCGAAATCCTGGCCAAGGCCAACGACGAGCTGACCGAAGCGCTGCTGAAGAAGCTGCGCACGGCCGGCGTGCAAGACGTGCAGGTGATCTACACGAACGAACTCGACCAGGGCGCGTACATCTCGCAGACCCTGCGCATCGACGAAACCGTGGACGAATTCGCTGCGCGCGTGGCCATCTACCGCATGATGCGCCCCGGCGAGCCGCCGACGGAGGACGCCGTGCAGGCCCTGTTCCAGCGCCTGTTCTACAACCCGGACACGTACGACCTGTCGCGCGTCGGCCGCATGAAGTTCAACGCCAAGGTCGGCCGCGACGAATCGACCGGCCCGATGGTGCTGACCAACGAAGACATCCTGGCCGTGGTCAAGATCCTCGTTGACCTGCGCAACGGCAACGGCGAAGTCGACGACATCGACCACCTGGGCAACCGCCGCGTGCGTTGCGTGGGCGAACTGGCCGAAAACCAGTACCGCACCGGCCTGGCACGTATCGAGAAGGCCGTGAAGGAACGTCTGGGTCAAGCGGAGCAAGAGCCGCTGATGCCGCACGACCTGATCAACAGCAAGCCGATCTCGGCTGCGCTGAAGGAATTCTTCGGCGCCTCGCAGCTGTCGCAGTTCATGGACCAGACGAACCCGCTGTCCGAAATCACCCACAAGCGCCGTGTGTCGGCCCTTGGCCCGGGTGGTCTGACGCGTGAACGTGCAGGCTTCGAAGTGCGCGACGTGCACGTGACCCACTACGGCCGCGTGTGCCCGATCGAAACGCCTGAAGGCCCGAACATCGGCCTGATCAACTCGCTGGCCCTGTACGCCCGCCTGAACGAATACGGCTTCATCGAGACGCCGTACCGTCGGGTGATCGACAGCAAGGTCACGATGGACATCGACTACCTGTCGGCCATCGAAGAAGGCAAGTACGTCATCGCCCAGGCCAACGCGGCCCTGGACAAGGACGGCAAGCTGACCGGCGACCTGGTCTCGGCGCGTGAAGCCGGCGAATCGATCCTGGTCGGTGCCGAACGCATCCAGTACATGGACGTGTCGCCCGCGCAGATCGTGTCGGTGGCCGCATCGCTCGTGCCGTTCCTCGAGCACGACGACGCGAACCGCGCGTTGATGGGCGCCAACATGCAGCGTCAGGCCGTGCCTGTGCTGCGCCCCGAGAAGCCGATGGTCGGTACGGGTATCGAGCGCGTCTCCGCGGTCGACTCCGGCACCGTGGTCACGGCCACCCGCGGCGGTATCGTCGACTACGTCGATGCGACCCGTGTCGTGGTGCGCGTGAACGACGCCGAAGCGGCTGCCGGTGAAGTCGGTGTGGACATCTACAACCTGATCAAGTATCAGCGTTCGAACCAGAACACCAACATCCACCAGCGTCCCATCGTCAAGCGCGGCGACAAGATCGCCAAGGGCGACGTGGTGGCCGACGGTGCATCGACCGACCTCGGCGAACTGGCCCTCGGCCAGAACATGCTGATCGCGTTCATGCCGTGGAACGGCTACAACTTCGAAGACTCGATCCTGATCTCGGAACGCGTCGTCGCCGAAGACCGCTACACCTCGATCCACATCGAGGAACTGGTGGTGATGGCTCGCGACACGAAGCTGGGCGCCGAAGAAATCACGCGCGACATCCCGAACCTGGCCGAGCAGCAGCTCAACCGCCTCGACGAATCCGGCATCATTTATGTCGGCGCCGAAGTGCAGCCGGGCGACACGCTGGTGGGCAAGGTCACGCCGAAGGGCGAGACCACGCTGACGCCTGAAGAGAAGCTGCTTCGCGCCATCTTCGGCGAGAAGGCTTCCGATGTGAAGGACACCTCGCTGCGTGTGGATCAGGGCTCGCAAGGCACCGTGATCGACGTGCAGGTGTTCACCCGCGAAGGCATCACGCGCGACAAGCGCGCCCAGCAGATCATCGACGACGAGCTCAAGCGCTTCCGCCTCGACCTGAACGACCAGCTTCGCATCGTCGAAGCCGACGCGTTCGACCGTATCGAGAAGCTGCTGACGGGCAAGGTCGCCAACGGCGGCCCGAACAAGCTGGCCAAGGGCACCAAGCTCGACAAGGCCTACCTGTCGTCGGTCGAGAAGTTCCACTGGTTCGACATCCGCCCGGCAGAAGACGAAGTGGCTTCGCAGCTCGAGTCGATCAAGAACTCGCTGGAGCAGACGCGCCACAGCTTCGACCTCGCGTTCGAAGAAAAGCGCAAGAAGCTCACGCAGGGCGACGAGCTGCCCGCGGGCGTGCTCAAGATGGTCAAGGTCTACCTGGCCGTCAAGCGCCGCCTGCAACCCGGCGACAAGATGGCCGGCCGCCACGGCAACAAGGGTGTGGTGTCGAAGATCGTTCCGGTCGAAGACATGCCCCACATGGCCGACGGCACGCCGTGCGACATCTGCCTGAACCCGCTGGGCGTGCCTTCGCGGATGAACGTGGGCCAGGTGCTCGAGGTGCATCTGGGCTGGGCCGGCAAGGGCATCGGCCAGCGCATCGGTGACCTGCTGCAGCAAGAGGCCAAGGTGGCCGAGCTGCGCAAGTTCATGGAGCAGCTGTACAACGGCTCGGGCCGCCAGGAAAACATCAGCTCGCTGAACGACACCGAACTGCTCGAAATGGCAGCGAACCTGCAGAACGGCGCGACCTTCGCGACGCCTGTGTTCGACGGCGCTTCGGAAGAAGAAATCCGCGGCATGCTGAAGCTCGCCTACCCGGACGACATCGCAAAGCTCAAGGGCCTGACCGATACGCGCACGCAGGCGTACCTGTTCGACGGCCGCACCGGCGACCAGTTCGAGCGTCCCGTCACCGTCGGCTACATGCACTTCCTGAAGCTGCATCACCTGGTCGACGACAAGATGCACGCGCGTTCCACCGGCCCGTACTCGCTCGTCACGCAGCAACCGCTGGGCGGCAAGGCGCAGTTCGGCGGCCAGCGTTTCGGGGAAATGGAAGTGTGGGCGCTGGAAGCTTACGGCGCCGCCTACGTCCTGCAGGAAATGCTGACCGTGAAGTCCGACGACGTGCAAGGCCGTACCAAGGTGTACGAAAGCATCGTCAAGGGCGAGCACTCGATCGAAGCCGGCATGCCGGAATCGTTCAACGTGCTGGTCAAGGAAATTCGTTCGCTGGGCCTCGACATCGAGCTCGAGCGTTCTTAA
- the rplL gene encoding 50S ribosomal protein L7/L12 — translation MAFDKDAFLTALDSMTVLELNDLVKAIEEKFGVSAAAMSAPAAGGGAAAAVVEEKTEFNVVLADVGANKVSVIKAVREITGLGLKEAKDLVEAAPKAVKEGLSKADADAAKKKLEEAGAKVELK, via the coding sequence ATGGCATTCGATAAAGACGCATTTCTGACCGCGCTCGACAGCATGACGGTCCTGGAACTCAACGACCTGGTGAAAGCCATCGAAGAGAAGTTCGGCGTGAGCGCCGCTGCAATGTCGGCCCCGGCCGCCGGTGGTGGCGCTGCCGCTGCTGTGGTCGAAGAAAAGACCGAATTCAATGTCGTGCTGGCTGATGTCGGCGCGAACAAGGTGTCGGTCATCAAGGCTGTGCGCGAAATCACCGGCCTGGGCCTCAAGGAAGCCAAGGACCTGGTGGAAGCCGCTCCCAAGGCTGTCAAGGAAGGCCTGTCGAAGGCTGACGCTGACGCTGCCAAGAAGAAGCTGGAAGAAGCCGGCGCCAAGGTGGAACTGAAGTAA
- the rplJ gene encoding 50S ribosomal protein L10: MSLNRSEKEAVISDVTSLAAKAQTLVMAEYRGITVADMTKLRNEARSKGVSLSVLKNTLARRAVAGSPFEIVGDQMTGPLIYGFSEDAVAAAKVVADFAKTNDKLVIRGGAFGGKALDVDGVKQLANIPSKEVLLAQLLGLMQSPISRTARVLAALAEKRGGGEAAPVADAPAEAQAA; the protein is encoded by the coding sequence TTGAGTCTGAATCGCAGTGAGAAAGAAGCGGTCATCAGTGATGTGACCAGCCTCGCCGCAAAAGCTCAAACGCTCGTGATGGCGGAATACCGTGGCATCACGGTGGCCGATATGACCAAACTGCGCAACGAAGCGCGCAGCAAGGGTGTGAGCCTGAGTGTTCTGAAGAACACCCTGGCCCGCCGTGCTGTCGCTGGTAGCCCGTTTGAGATTGTTGGCGACCAGATGACCGGTCCGCTGATCTACGGCTTCTCCGAAGACGCTGTGGCCGCCGCTAAGGTGGTGGCCGATTTCGCGAAGACCAACGACAAGCTGGTCATTCGCGGCGGCGCCTTCGGTGGCAAGGCCCTGGACGTCGACGGCGTGAAGCAACTGGCCAACATCCCTTCGAAGGAAGTGCTGCTGGCGCAATTGCTGGGCTTGATGCAATCCCCGATCTCTCGTACCGCCCGCGTGCTCGCGGCGCTGGCCGAGAAGCGCGGTGGTGGCGAAGCTGCACCTGTTGCCGATGCACCGGCAGAAGCGCAGGCCGCCTGA
- the rplA gene encoding 50S ribosomal protein L1, whose protein sequence is MSKITKKQKSLEGKVDSNKLYPLVDAITIVKEAATAKFDESIDVAVQLGIDAKKSDQVVRGAVVLPNGTGKTKRVAVFAQGAKAEEAKAAGADIVGMDDLAAMVKAGDMPFDVVIAAPDAMRVVGTLGQILGPRGLMPNPKVGTVTPDVATAVKNAKAGQVQFRVDKAGIVHGTIGRRSFDNDKLQGNLAALIDALVKAKPATSKGVYLRKVAVSSTMGLGVRVDTQTISAS, encoded by the coding sequence ATGTCCAAGATCACCAAGAAGCAGAAGTCGCTCGAAGGCAAGGTCGACAGCAACAAGCTGTACCCGCTGGTTGACGCGATCACCATCGTCAAGGAAGCCGCCACCGCCAAGTTCGACGAATCGATCGACGTGGCCGTGCAGCTCGGCATCGATGCGAAGAAGTCGGACCAGGTTGTGCGTGGCGCCGTCGTGCTGCCCAACGGCACTGGCAAGACCAAGCGCGTCGCCGTGTTCGCCCAAGGCGCCAAGGCTGAAGAAGCCAAGGCCGCCGGTGCCGACATCGTCGGCATGGACGACCTGGCTGCCATGGTCAAGGCTGGCGACATGCCTTTCGACGTCGTGATCGCCGCCCCTGACGCCATGCGCGTCGTCGGTACGCTCGGCCAGATCCTCGGCCCGCGCGGCCTGATGCCCAACCCGAAGGTTGGCACGGTGACCCCGGACGTCGCCACGGCCGTGAAGAACGCCAAGGCTGGCCAGGTTCAGTTCCGCGTCGACAAGGCCGGCATCGTGCACGGCACGATCGGCCGTCGCTCGTTCGACAACGACAAGCTGCAGGGCAACCTCGCCGCGCTGATCGACGCTTTGGTCAAGGCCAAGCCCGCGACCAGCAAGGGCGTGTACCTGCGCAAGGTGGCTGTGTCGTCGACCATGGGTCTGGGTGTCCGCGTGGACACGCAAACCATCTCGGCGAGCTAA
- the rplK gene encoding 50S ribosomal protein L11, with the protein MAKKIVGFIKLQVPAGKANPSPPIGPALGQRGLNIMEFCKAFNAQTQGVEPGLPLPVVITAFADKSFTFIIKTPPAITLIKKAIKLEKGSARPHTDKVGKITRAQLEEIAKAKMKDLTAADLDAAVRTIAGSARSMGVNVEGV; encoded by the coding sequence ATGGCGAAAAAAATCGTCGGCTTCATCAAGCTGCAAGTGCCAGCTGGTAAGGCCAACCCGTCCCCGCCGATCGGTCCCGCACTCGGTCAGCGCGGTCTGAACATCATGGAGTTCTGCAAGGCGTTCAACGCGCAAACCCAAGGCGTCGAGCCGGGTCTGCCGCTGCCGGTGGTCATCACCGCGTTCGCTGACAAGAGCTTCACCTTCATCATCAAGACGCCCCCGGCGATCACCTTGATCAAGAAGGCCATCAAGCTGGAAAAGGGCTCGGCCCGTCCGCACACCGACAAGGTTGGCAAGATCACGCGCGCTCAGCTCGAAGAAATCGCCAAGGCCAAGATGAAGGACCTGACTGCCGCCGACCTCGACGCAGCAGTTCGTACCATCGCCGGCTCGGCCCGCTCGATGGGCGTGAATGTGGAGGGCGTGTAA